The DNA window TTGAACCAAGCTGGCACGCAAAGGGTGTCATTAAACTCACAGAAATGCATTTTAGGACAGCAGATTGAAGATGTAGGGAGTGGAAAACAAAAACAATAAACAAATCAAATTAAAGAGAGAATAGATGAATGTGCGCAAAAAAAGCATCAACACGCATCGTGCGATCGCACTAATATAACACAACAAACAACATGATCAATGTTCGATGCAATTCACAAGTCACACAACAAATCCAGAGTAAAACTGCAATTGTCTCCACGTAAAACTCCTTCTGTGAAGTACGAATCACTCATCCAAGTAGTGAATTGGCTTCACCATGAAGCTTTCCTCTAAGGCTGATGAATTTATGTTCTTCCTGACACGCAATCAAAATCTAGATGGCATAAGAAAGTTACAGATATAGGTTCTAGCATTCAAGTAAGTTTAAAAGTGGGCAAATGGAGGAAATTGGTGTTGAGTGGTCCAAGTGCTGGATTAAAAAGTCGTACTTGCACTTCGGGAAGCTGCTCTCATGTTTAAACGCGCAGTGTGTGAAGGAAGTTTTCTTTGCTAACTCGAAATGTTCTCCTGGATCTTAGAGCTAGTTCTGCTCAACAGAGCCTCATGAAACAAAAGCACTCAGCATTTAGCACAGAAAGTCTACGCGCAGGCATTGGCATAGTTCGTGTTTGAATGCATTTATACAGTCGCTGCCTTATAGCATTTTGAAGAAATGTTCTGGCTAAGTGAGCAATCTCCCTTGTAGCTGATGTGGGTATTATTGAAAGGGAGcgagaaaggaaaataaatattcCACTGGGTTCAACAAGAGGTGTTCTTCTAATACCAAGATTTCAGATCATTGCtcagagggagaacatacatCTGGCCATCCCTGCACTGGATGTTAGCATTAATCATTTGTTTTATATTATAAACACTATATTGACCTAAGGGTGTTTAATGCTAAGTTTGAGTGCCAAATCTGGAAAATCCATTGCCTACAGCTGTTACATTTCACCTCCGTAAGCACAAAGAGCACAGAGATTATTTTAAAGAGGTAGCTGCAATATTTTCTGCTATTAATCTGCCGATCTTTACAAAAATGGACACAGAAAACACGGGAAGTAGATAAGAACCTGAGAAGTAATATAGGATTAAGCCACTCGGCCCCCTTTGAATGCTACATTCAATATGAATCTTTTACCTCAGCTTCACTGTTCGGCATTAACTCCACATCCCTGGATTCTCTCAATATCTAAAGTTTTACCAGTCGCCGCTTTGATCTGCTCAGCAACAAATCCTCTATAGAATTCCTACGCTTCACTACCTTCtgggtgaaaaaaaaacttatctaaATCTAGCATGGTCGTTCCCTTATCTTGAGTCTGTGACCCCAGTTCCCAGGTACACAGGAGTTCAATCAGTAACTTTAAAAAGTTCATAGTTCGGTTCGTAAATTGCACCAACATGTGGGCCTCGCTTTTTATCTTATCATATCTTTCTGGGTGTTTTTTATTCCCCATTCACACTTCCAACGTTTTCAGTTTAACAGGCCGGTTAAAAAGAAATCTGAACTGTTTCACCGAAGAATTGTATTTCACTCCCGCAGTTGTCCCTCGGATTAAGACTATGTTTACTATATTACCATTGCCAAGAGGTCCCTCTTCTAGACCCCAGAACAAAAATTGCAACGTGGCTCTTAAAAAAATGAGACGCCAAGTTTGCCGAAGGGCACCGTTTTTCGCTGTTGCGAATTTTAAAGTCGGTAACTTCAATTTGATATTAATTATCTGAAAGTATCTTTAGATTCTTTCAATTTCTAAAATCCACCTGCAGGTAATATAAATATCAGAATATACCACCCTCTAAAGCTTTAAATATTAATTGGCGTGTGAAGTCTCCTTGGGGGTCCAGGAAAGTATAAAATGTGAATAGGAAGTTTAAGAACTGTTAAAAGTTTTATCTGCTGAAAATCCGTTTTCAAAAACAAATCGGTCGACATTTCGACCGTGAACTTAGCAAAGAAAACCTTACTGTGGTCTGTGCATCCTACCATACGAGGTTCCCGTCCCAGTGTGAAGTTCGGATTTCTCGTGGAGCAGGTCTCTGATTTGGCCACATTGGTGATAAGAGAGCATTCCCGCTCTGTGCCGTCAGCCTGCAATACAGGCGGGTTCTGGTGTAGCTCCGTGACCTGCGGTAGTTAACCGTGAGGGGAGATCACGGCCCCGCGGTTAGTGATGGTGTGCCGAATCCTAACCTCGGTGTAATAACTTAATTGTAATCATCGAATTAGACCTTAAAATATGTTCCCGTGAAAATAACCACAAATTGTTTGAACAGGCGCCATGTTCCAGCAGACACTGGCGGTAAAATTATTAATGCACTGCAAGGAAATGGGAAGAGATTATAGCAGAGAAGATTGTTTTACTTTTAACTTTAGATGAAATACGAAACCAAAACGTAGTAGGGAAGGGGAAATTTTGCATTTGATTGTCCAGCTGGTTTCTGAAGCTTTTTAATACCAACCAATCAGGTGTGGGGTTAAGTTTATAGAAGAGAATACACGTTTTAAATTTCTTGGCAAGGGGGATTTTTAATGCCTCTTATACACAGAGTTCTTGTCTACCCAcgtccattcggcccatctggtcAGCAAAGGGAGATCTGAAACTTTTGTCTTCATTCTGAGCAACCTTCCTTCCCTCAAGTCAGCTGGTAAACCAACCCCACTCAGAGATGACTCACTTCGGCGGCTGCTCCTGGAATAAAAGGCGCATTCGTAAAATCTCAATGTATCTCTTCACGGCTGCACGCTAACGGCAGCATTTAACGACACATTTAAAAAAAGAGCAGTGAAGAGTACGGATGTGGCGGTGGAAAGTTGCGGACCTGCGTTGTTCGGTCTCTTCCGAGGCTTATAGGTTTAGGTCAGTGAATTGGGAATCTGAGGTTATCCAATTGGTTCTCCGCCTCAAGGCGGTGAAAAGGGAACACGGTCTCGTTGTAGATAAAATAAATCTCTTTTGGAAAAGAAATGGCCAGCGCACTAAATACTGCCTAGGAAATGGCAATTTATTCGTTTTAAAAGATTAGAAATCCAGTGATACAtgaaaatagtaaaaaaaaacagcGTAAAGTGCCAAAAACATTTACAAAGAACCATGTGTGTTTAAAAACACGGGGAATGGAATGTAGTTTAAAATATTCTTAACTTGCATAACTCTGTCATTTTTAGTTCCTTCTGTTTTAAAGTCGTTTCAATCAACAATCTGATTTATTTTCAGCACCCGCTACACAGCTCATTCTGCCTCTGTCCAATGTCAGGCAATGCAGATAATGAGTTAGTACTGCGGTGCAGATTTCAATCCCTCCACTGTTTATTGGTGTATTTTGGAGACACGGGAGACTGTAGATGccggaatctgaagcaacaatctacaggaggaactcacgggtcgagcagcatccgtgggaGAAAAGGAATCATCGACGGTTCGGGTCAACCTCTACATTAAGCCTGGACACCCAGACCCATGGATGCATTTTGTTTTGTTGTGAGGTGCTTGACTCTCCTTACTTCATGACGCACGTTTTCCTACATTAACCCGGCCCTCTGTCGGATGCTCTTCATACATTCAAACATCACAAAGtttccacatttcccctctctgctgttATGATTTCTTTTTGGCTTCAAGCTaaaatttgaaaataaaaatcCATCCTCTACCCTAAATTTCGACGGGTTGAACTCAAGCAACGTTCCTAGCCATAATCGAAGGATTTGATTCCTGGATTGTCTTTAGCGTTCTAGGTGAGGCAATGAAACCTCAGGCACAATGTCTCCGGAAAACATTCACAAGCTGAGCACATTTGTAGGGTTCGGGGTTAATGTAGATTAGAGAAGGGGTTTTCAGGTCTGCTCTTCAATTACACGTTCTGCCACACGTGCTAGCATTTGTGCGGAGATTCCTGGTTAAACATCTTCTTTCCGCTCCCAAGTTCACTCCGGAGGTCGTCAACGAGGGCGACAGAGTTCAACAGCCTTTGTGTAATGGGAGGAAATCTACTGAAGCAAATAAGTTTTTGTTCTCCTTTGGAAAACGACATAGGCTTCTGAGAGTGGAATCCCACAGGTAATCTGTTGGCAACTGGAATTAAAATAACAGGAAAGGACGGTGGCAGAATAGATATAGTCTATGCTGCTTCTAAATTTGACAGATATGTCCACATTACAGGCGCTCAAAGTTCCACTCAATGTCCTGTTTGCAGGCTTGTGCTCAGCACTTAATTTTGGAAGTTTTGAGTTCCTTTACCTGCACGTGCAGTGTTTTGTGAACAGCTAATGTTCTGGACTGGCAAAATCCTTTGCCGCATTCTTGACATTTGAAGGGTTTTTCCTTGGAATGAATGTACCTAAACCAAAGTAACAGAAAGGTTATTAAACGTCTGAAAAAAATGAACAGAATTATTAATAATAGCTGCAGCGATTTACCATAGGATACTATTAACTTTATAAGCTCATGCGACAAGCTATTTATCTATGTGTTTTGATACATATTGTTGACAGTCATTTATTTCCATCTTGGATTAAACTGGTAAGTAAAGGATTCCTACGGGGTTCTGGGAAGAACAACTAAACTGCAAACGTCTTGAAATCAGCCATCAGTCGTGATCAAAGTTTCTGGTTCTCTGAAGTTTACAAGAGGGGTATCCTGACACATCCACAACCAAACTTGAAAGAAGCAGAATTAATTCTGGACCACGCCCTCTCCACCCCATCTCCCTTCCCGGTGAAACCGCGTAGCTTTACCTGTGATCGCGGAGGTGATCTTGTCTCCTAAACGCTTTGTGACAAATGTCACACGTGTAAGGCCGTTCGTCGGTGTGGGTCCTTTCATGAATCAATAGATTGTAAGATTTGGTAAAGTGCCTGCCACAGAATTTACAGACAAATTCTTTCTTGGTTTTGGACGGCAATCTGCCCCTGGTGGGCTTCCTTTCCGACGACAGCTTGGTGACATCCAGCAGGGAACCAATGGCCGAAGGAGAACACTGTTCATCTATTTCTCCCAGTTTAGGATGATCCTCCTGGGTGGCTGCAATGGCCAAATTGGCGAAGTCGAACCTAGGCCTTGTCTTGTTTGGAACATTGCTTGATTCTTGCTTGGGCGGGAATACATGGGGGAAGATCGGGATGGTGGGCAGCTGAAATCGAGTGTCAACCAGAGCCGAAACGGCGGGCACTTTGGAAAAGGACGATCGGGGCAAAGGCATCGGAGGGTAGCCCAGGGTCCACTGGTGGAGGTGGACGGTGTGCAGGGTGCTGAAGCCGTAGAGGTTGTGCAGCTGCTCTGGTGGCGTGGGGATGCCGTTGGAAGCTTGGAGAAAGGCGTAATTCGCCAGCTGCAGCGATGGGTGAATGGGAACTGGAGCCGGAATAGTCTTACTGCCCATCGTGCTCGCAGGTAGAGCGCTAGCTGCAGGAGACCTGGCCAACTTGCAGAAACCTTGGTGGATAAGAAAAAAGTAAAACAAGGAGTAAACAACGACGTGACTTACTTCCATTCCTATTAAAAGTTCAATCAGTAATCAGACGTGACATCAGCTCTAACACAAAATGCCGCCCCAACGTAAACGGGCATAAAGAACAAGCAATGTTACAGTAAAATCCACGTCTTACCAACAAAGTGTAAACATATTCAGCAAACACAGCCCTGCACTTTATTGGGAGCAGTCGAGGTTTGCCGAGCCTCAAAGAATAAACACCCAGACCAGTGAAATATGACAATTCCAGCCATCGCCACCCGCAAGGCTGTTTATTTATATCCCTTGATCGAGGACTTTAGAAGTCCAGTTAAGTGCCCCACTGCGGTCTTAAACAGAGGTGAAGTAAAAACGTTTCCAGCCTGCAGCCTAACAAGAGTCAtcaataataattttttaaaaaaacaatcaaCAGGTAAGAAAGGCTGTATGCGTTATAAGAATCAGAAATAGATTTTTGCTCGATCACTCCCTTTACTGTGATTCATGATGTGAAAAGGGTAACTCGCCCCTTTTCGCTGGAATACAACTAAAACTGAAGGTGCCGTCCAGAGAATAAAACAAGTTCTTAAACAGCCATTTTAACATGTTGTCAATCACCATCTATCATCTCCGGAACCCAGCGCTGATCCCAACAAGCGAGTGAAAGAAGAATCACGTGTAAGCGGGCCGGGTGGGGTACTTGTCGTAACCTTTCACTGCCGCGATGCATCAGAACGGCACAACTGGGTAAGGAGGTACAGTTGGTCGGTaacaaaccagagaaaatctgcagtcgcTGGAAATCACAGTAATACACACAttatgctgggggaactcaacaagtcaggcagcatcaatggaaaagagtaaacagtcgacgtttcgggccgagaccctcctgccgaatggcctcggcccgaaacgtcggctgctgactcttttccattgatgctgcctgacctgctgaggtcctccagcattctggGTGTATTAAATTTTGCCACTGTTCCTACTTCATCAATATTTTGAAAATCCGCCTAAACCTTGATGCTGTTGTTAAGGTAGAGGCAAATCAAAACAGTTCTTTTTACACTTGTcacatcaggctcttaaacctatgttatttttttaaaatctgaaaaTGAATATATATACACGGTTCACCTTTGTTTGCGGGTGAGGATTGAACTCGGAACCTGAAGGGTCTATAGTGTGTTTCCGCGGCTTACTTGTTATGAGATGGGGACCCCATTTTTGAGATGGGGTCCTGAAGCTCGAGTCACAAACGAATCGGCGAGAATCACTCGCTGTTGCATTTGGGAAAATATGGCGAGATGCGACTAATTAGCACTTTCTGGTCTTAAGATCACCAGGGATTTAGTGGTTTATGGTCAGGTAATTGACTCCTTCTTCGGATCATTAGAAATATCCCATCAGTTATGACAGCGTTTCTTACACGAGATGGCACAAAACGCGTACTTaagtaaaaaggaaaaaaaaaaaccACGAATGAATCATAACCACCGCTTCGTTTTCGCAATTAAACACCACGTTAAGTATATTTTCAGGAACAGTAAAAAAAACACGTCGTGAGGGAATCAGAACGGTAATCGTTCTAAATTATGTGAAAGGAATTGGCAAAGCAGGCAGGCTGACATCATGCGGAATTCCTCTGCAATGACCCAGAATAAAATACAGTGACATTTCGCAAAGATTGGCTTTGCTAATTGGTGAGACTTTCCATTAGTGTTGGTAAGAAAAGTCACACCAGAAATTTCCGTTAACTCTCAACAGTTATGGCAGATAAAACTCAGTGGAACTAGTCACGGGTAATTTGTCAACATGCGCTCAATGAAAGAAgttccagtgggggggggggggtgatgtgtCTGTAATTATCCCAGCTGCTGATTAGGGTCTATTATACTAACTTATACTTCAGTGCCGCCAGCAACCCGATGTCGCTTTTAACTTATTGAATAAAATCGGTCCTATAGTTTCAATTGACTAGCCCAACATTCAGAAACGGAGGGAACGTGCTCCGTTAATAACTGCAACAGCGACGAGTGTAATTATGTATCCAGCACACTGACGTGTTTGCATCAACGGGCTTCCAATATATATTAAACCTCGTGGAATGTTCCCGTGGGGCTGTAAATGCTTCAATTATATTTAAGCAGAGTAACGTTGAAGAAATGCCTTCAACTTCAATCCTTAGCAGCACTAATGCAAAAGACTCTATTAAACTCACATTGAATTTCTTTTTATTGTTGTTGATTTATTTTTAGAAACAAGCTCTCAAGGAAAACGCTGAACATATCTGTTCGCAATCTGCTCAATATTGGTGTGGTCTGACATACAAGCCATTAATCACAAAGCCTTAGTACATTAGGCACAATACGGTCGTTTTTGAAAATGTTAAGTGCGAGGAAAGAAGAATTGTTCCCTTACCATGAAACATTTTAGTCTCTTACCTCCTAGTTATTTTTTTGGAAGACGTCCAAACTTAATTTTAGAGTTGAGTACAGATTCTTTACGATGCAACCGAAATCCCTCCTATTTATCTCCTCTTAAAGTAAACTGGCATCAGAAGCAGCGGGAAACATCGTGTATTGGCCTATGTTTTAATAGAGTTTGTGTACGGTCTCGGGGGATCGATATAAAGAGTACTATCTCATATCTCCCGCGTCAACAAATATATTCGGAAGTGTAAGTCCCACTGAAACCACATATATGGTTTCAGATTATATTTACCTTACAGTAAACTgaacttttatattttatttttattaccCTTCTTGCTGAGAGCTCTGTTTACCACGGAGACCGCAGAGAACTAGAATAATATAGAGACTGCGTGCTGAAGCAGACTCAGACACTACGAAAGCGTTCTAAAAGCACAAGAGAGTACGGTCGCGAGCAGAAATCAGCCAACGCTGCTGATAAAATGCCCTGTGTTACTTTCATGAATTCGTTTCAGGACCAATCTACGAACAAACACTGATAATGTGACTATTTCAAACGGTTAAATCATTTGGAGTAGTCACATTGCCTCAAATTTCACTTCCTTCTTTTGTAATCACGATTATGGAACATTATTGGTCGGATTCAAGACGTCTGAGTAATAGTGCACAGTTCATTTCAAGATCTAGGGGTAATGCCATGTTCTTAAAAACACTCACTCCCCACCGCGAAAATGTAGTTTACTGCCGAACTGAGCTCCAAACAACGTGTACTTCCTAGAAACCTGCAAATAACTACGTACAGCAGGTGCATCGCGCCTGTTGCTGAATAACGATAGGAACCACCAACTCATTGTACCTTAAGTGTCGAAATAAGGATCGAGTGGAATTCGCAATCTTCCAGTAAGCATCTATACTTTGCCAAGATGTAGGATCTTTACATAAATATTCCCCAGTTTAGGCAACCATCCGCTAAATAAACCTGTCTTTAAACACAGCAGATGAGGTTCAAATATACCGTGCGGCCGTTCAACAACAACTCGAAGCTGATGAGGGAACAGCTTCATAGAATCAATGCGACCAAGTGGTTTTGATGGGGGTTTACTAGGTATTCGAAAGTAAAGCCATGGTGTCTAGTGATCAGGCAAAAATCCGAAGAAAGGACTGAATAACCCTGGTCTTTTAGGTGAGGTCGGAGGAACGGCTGGTTGTAAActtgatatttatttaatattactaTGCGCTCTGGCCATTATGATTACAAACATTACAAACACATCTATCGACTTTTTTTTAAGATGCAGCTGATTTCATCTCTATAATTTTAGCCACATCACACTGAACACAGCCTACATGCCTTTATTCCCCTGTGTTCAGGTTGAGTTTCCGGGCATACAAGCACGCACAAATGGTAATAATACGTAAAATTTACCAGCCACTGCTGCGTTTAGAAGGCTGCTTGGCAGTTCCGTACCTGAAAGGTTCATTTATACGAGTTAATTGTATTCGGGGCTCTTAGGAGGATAAACGTCAACGTAGGCGAAGTAATAAGAAGGCAGGCTGCTTAAAACGTGTCCATTTCTTTCCCAGTGTGATAACAGACACATGCCCGAGAACATTTCTCCTCCCAATTACAACTATATCGCTGAACACAAGTGCAGCTGCTAACTTTAACGTTATAGCCTGCAAGAGAATGACAGCGAGCACCAGTCTGGTCAGTGGTCGATTGACTACTATTAGGGAAAGTCTCATTTGGTCAGGACCTACTGACGAGGGGTGTCGTTTATTCCTCGTCGACTAACTGGTGCGGATTCCCATTAATTTCAACGAATCATCGTCCTTTCTCCTCCCCTACCCCATCGCAACAAAAtatcaaagatttttaaaataacaGAAATAGCGAAGGTTATTTGCTGCGCAGATGAGAACAGGCAGTTTTTATACAGATATTCAATTGAGAAAAGCTTAATTCTGCCAGAATAAATTTAGACTACAAAAATAAGTCCATAAACTTGAAAAAGTACATCTGTGCGGAATCTCTTTCTATTCACAGTTATCTCACCAGCCCTGCTTTGGCAACAGTCTTCTGAGCTGCAGTCTAATTTATAAGTCCGAAGCGATTTCGCCCTCTCATTGCCAGCCTAATCAGAAGCGTACTTGCTAACTGAACACAGGAATATTGGGAAGCTGGGCGCGCTGCGCCATATCAATCAGTGTTTGCTTTTAGATCTATGTTCCAAATGCTTCGGGGCATCATTATTCATCGGATTATCACAAAATCACAATGAGTACACTGTTTGGAGAATCGAAGAGCTCAAAGCACTTTTCAGCCGGGAGTGTTGATTAATACACCGAGTTAGACAAACAAGCAGTTTCTACGTGTAAACTATGGATGAGTTGGCTTTTAAACGGGGGTAGGGGAAATGTTTAGTCCAATGTGCAGTTTGTATACAGAATGAAGTGGAGTAGTTGAACGAATTTCAACAGTCAGCTGTTTTACATCCACAGTTCGAGAAGAAGCGAAACGATCGCTTCTCTGTTGTATATTTGTCTGTGCTTCACTGATTAGTGTTCTGACTGAAAGAATAACCGTGTGTGGATTCACAAAGATCCGTCAAAGTTATCAACTAACGTCTTTGCTTTAGTTTGGATTGGAAAATAAATATCCTTATTATTTTAGAAAATGAAATTTTAAGATCTTCATAATAAAGAGTGAAGTTTTGCAGAGAACGACCCGTGTACGCAATTATGATGTAATGTGAAGTATCTGTCACCCAATCCGCTGTTACAGCCGAACTCATGGATTAAGATATTTAAAattacaatacatgataataaaataTGATTTCTACCACTGCTGGTCTAGTACTATTGTGATCCATTTATTGTAGGTGTCTACATTAAAATAAACTGAACAATTCGGGATTACATATAATGCTGGCGAAATTAACTAGGTTGTCTTTTCCTTTAAAACATTTCACTTTACTGTTGATTATTAGTCTCACATCAAGTTGGGACTCTGTGCTTTATGGAAATAGAGAAAGGCGGTTTGGGAATAAAAAAGTGCTCCACGTATTTGACCCTGTCAGTACCTGTACCGTTGACCGCACTGGAGACCTTATTGAATGCATCCCTTCAATATTATTAGCAGTATACTGCTCGCTGCACCGGAAACAGCTGGGAGCAGCTCGCGAGCCGGGCTCGATTTACTGGTCGCCTCGCCGTGGACGGTGGCAGAAAGCCGTGTGTTTACATCTGAATGATTGCACGAGACCCAAgtaaccacccccaccccaccccaaaggCGCTAGGGGTGAAAAAAAAAGTATCAATGCAATGATTCGATAGCATGGTggcccacccccacccactgtcCCGACTGGGTTCAAGCGTTCTGCAGCTGGGCACATGTGTTTATATACAGCCTGCACGTGCTTTATCAGACGCAGGTCTCGTCAAAATCTGTCAATGGAACTTAATGCTAGAAAATTCTGAATAGACTCAGCAAAGAGGAAACGCGTTTAGTTTCGTTCCACGCTGTGGATTAGCATCGCACTAGTCCTCCCAGTTAAAGCTACATAAACGTGCCCGCTGTGTATAAGATTCACAACTGCTAGGGTCGCTAATGGGCCAGCGCGTCTCCACTGTGAACGCCGCCGAATGGCAGGAGTTAACACCGGGTTCGGAGGTTTCATCTAACTTCGTTCAAGTTGACCCCTTTTATTTCAGAATGATTTAATTCACAACCCCGTGCATAGTAAAAACGCTATCATTAACCTAGTCATACGGCTTTTCAGAGTGACTCGCTCGCTTACTTTCCGAAACACCTCATAAAGGTGGAAAATGTCACTGCAGTTGAACCTGGATACCTACAAATTCTTGCGCAGTTGGAAAATTTAAATAATAAAACTTTGATAAATTCTCAGCGCTCAAAATCAATACCAACAACTGTCTTTGAAACATTACATATCCATGCAATCAAACTGAAATTCCCCGCGTCCTATAAACCACGATCACCCCCGCCCCCCAACCTTTATGCACATAATGCAATTCAACGAAGGGAGCAGAAAAATGCGGTTACCTGCACCGGGGAACTCCTCGGGCGCTGCGAGGGTCGCCGCTTTTTCGCTTGAACTAATGGCAGATGTGGAGCTGGAGGGGGCGGCGGCTGTGGCACAAGCGCATACCCAAGTTGGCATGCTCTGAACTCGGAGATGGCGTTGCGACGGCGAAGTGGGGTTACGGGGGGCTGGTGGCACCAGCCAAAAACGACCGAGACCGTGTCAGACAGCCCTTGAGCAGCAGAAGTGCAGCTCGCCTTCTGTTCGAAGGGAGATGCCGAACACAGTCCGATTCCTCCAGACCCCTCGCACCACCTCCTATTTCAACTGAGTCCTGGGAGAAATCCTGGGACGGCGCAGGCGCACTGCGCAACCAGGCGGCCCCACCAACAAAAAGTCAATAAACTTTCCGCAAAGTTCACAGCATCGCAGAGGAGACAGGGGCTGCGGAGCTTCACGCCTCTTTAGGCTTAAGACATGATAAGAAAACATTAAAAACTAAAATAACAACGTTTCCTGGCTCTGTCGGACaacaacattttattttttacattAACTTAACTCAAAGGAAATATGCAGTGTCtttctgagagagagaaaaaaaatccgcCAGGCCACCAAATGGAAATGAAATAGACAGTAGGTTCTGACCTTGATGGTGCCCAGATTTGGGCTATTTTAGGAATCCGCTGAAACTACCAATTTATTTCTCGCACCAGACCTAAAACGATAGATGATCGGCGTTTTGGGATTGAGGTATCTGTAACAAGCGATAAAAACAGCAGTGAAAGAATTTAAATGCATTTTCTGCTGTCGTTAGATCAAAGGGGTTACGGAAGGAAGAAAACTCTGAAGAAGATATGGATACAACTCCCACTCAAAAAAAGACGAAAATATGCAGAGAGGCTAAATCTCGTTGCTAGGTTATAAATAAGTTTAACATGGTCAGTTTGATTAAGACTCCACAACTATTAATGTAGCAAACTCTTTTTGGTAAGAAAATCTCCGTTTCCCCAAATTAAAGGACTAATTCAATATCTTCCCCAACACAAAAATGCTATGGGAATAGTtagaagatatatatatatatatctcactcacacacacacacacacacacacacacacacacacacacacacacacacacacacacacacacacacacacacacacacacacacacacacacacacacacacacacacacacacacacacacatacatacataaaagTTTTCAGCGAACGAAATGGAAATCAGATGTTTCCCGGT is part of the Hemitrygon akajei chromosome 9, sHemAka1.3, whole genome shotgun sequence genome and encodes:
- the osr1 gene encoding protein odd-skipped-related 1 isoform X3 encodes the protein MNLSGFCKLARSPAASALPASTMGSKTIPAPVPIHPSLQLANYAFLQASNGIPTPPEQLHNLYGFSTLHTVHLHQWTLGYPPMPLPRSSFSKVPAVSALVDTRFQLPTIPIFPHVFPPKQESSNVPNKTRPRFDFANLAIAATQEDHPKLGEIDEQCSPSAIGSLLDVTKLSSERKPTRGRLPSKTKKEFVCKFCGRHFTKSYNLLIHERTHTDERPYTCDICHKAFRRQDHLRDHRYIHSKEKPFKCQECGKGFCQSRTLAVHKTLHVQVKELKTSKIKC
- the osr1 gene encoding protein odd-skipped-related 1 isoform X1, with amino-acid sequence MPTWVCACATAAAPSSSTSAISSSEKAATLAAPEEFPGAGFCKLARSPAASALPASTMGSKTIPAPVPIHPSLQLANYAFLQASNGIPTPPEQLHNLYGFSTLHTVHLHQWTLGYPPMPLPRSSFSKVPAVSALVDTRFQLPTIPIFPHVFPPKQESSNVPNKTRPRFDFANLAIAATQEDHPKLGEIDEQCSPSAIGSLLDVTKLSSERKPTRGRLPSKTKKEFVCKFCGRHFTKSYNLLIHERTHTDERPYTCDICHKAFRRQDHLRDHRYIHSKEKPFKCQECGKGFCQSRTLAVHKTLHVQVKELKTSKIKC
- the osr1 gene encoding protein odd-skipped-related 1 isoform X2, with the translated sequence MNLSGTELPSSLLNAAVAGFCKLARSPAASALPASTMGSKTIPAPVPIHPSLQLANYAFLQASNGIPTPPEQLHNLYGFSTLHTVHLHQWTLGYPPMPLPRSSFSKVPAVSALVDTRFQLPTIPIFPHVFPPKQESSNVPNKTRPRFDFANLAIAATQEDHPKLGEIDEQCSPSAIGSLLDVTKLSSERKPTRGRLPSKTKKEFVCKFCGRHFTKSYNLLIHERTHTDERPYTCDICHKAFRRQDHLRDHRYIHSKEKPFKCQECGKGFCQSRTLAVHKTLHVQVKELKTSKIKC